The Plantibacter sp. Leaf314 genome includes a window with the following:
- a CDS encoding class I SAM-dependent RNA methyltransferase, giving the protein MSTTTGRTVELDITNVAHGGVFVARHEGRVVFVPDTLPGERVRARIVDENEKRFWRAETLEVLTPSEYRRPHVWAEASVDREPGERAGGAEFGHIDLAHQRALKHQVLAEGLERFAGVAPEFTVSAVDGETPDGTRWRTRVSLHVDQHGNIGPYAARSHQVVPVDDLPLAIEAVADAARLEELPHGTTSIDIVASSTGAVRVLTRADEAGGGDRRRGGGRGRRGGPKPVRPAADPIRELVGDREFIVDANGFWQVHRQAATTLQQAVSDAIDDARFDARAANLDLYGGVGLLAAGVADRFGSTTRITTVESDERATEYAGENLSEWVGAQAVTAKVDAFLRSEIASGSRIERSRYATATVVLDPPRSGAGAEIVAMLGELRPASIVYVACDPIALSRDVALLAEQGYELGHLAAYDLFPNTHHLEAVAGFTRTA; this is encoded by the coding sequence ATGAGCACGACGACTGGACGCACCGTGGAACTGGACATCACCAACGTAGCCCACGGGGGTGTGTTCGTCGCTCGGCACGAGGGCCGCGTGGTCTTCGTCCCCGACACCCTGCCCGGTGAGCGGGTCAGGGCCCGGATCGTCGACGAGAACGAGAAGCGCTTCTGGCGCGCGGAGACTCTGGAGGTCCTCACGCCGTCCGAGTACCGCCGCCCCCACGTGTGGGCCGAGGCCTCCGTCGACCGCGAGCCGGGCGAACGGGCCGGCGGTGCCGAGTTCGGCCACATCGATCTGGCCCACCAGCGTGCCCTGAAGCACCAGGTCCTGGCCGAAGGGCTCGAGCGCTTCGCCGGGGTCGCACCGGAGTTCACCGTGTCCGCGGTGGACGGCGAGACGCCCGACGGGACGCGGTGGCGCACGAGGGTCTCACTGCACGTCGACCAGCACGGCAACATCGGTCCCTACGCCGCGCGGTCCCACCAGGTCGTCCCCGTCGACGACCTGCCCCTCGCGATCGAGGCCGTCGCGGACGCGGCGCGGCTCGAGGAACTGCCGCACGGCACCACGTCGATCGACATCGTCGCCTCCTCGACCGGAGCCGTCCGTGTCCTCACCCGCGCCGACGAGGCCGGAGGCGGCGACCGGCGACGCGGCGGCGGCCGTGGTCGACGCGGCGGCCCGAAGCCGGTCCGTCCGGCGGCCGATCCGATCCGTGAGCTCGTCGGCGACCGCGAGTTCATCGTCGACGCGAACGGGTTCTGGCAGGTCCACCGCCAGGCCGCGACGACCCTGCAGCAGGCGGTCTCCGACGCGATCGACGACGCGCGCTTCGACGCCCGCGCCGCGAACCTCGACCTCTACGGCGGTGTCGGGCTGTTGGCCGCCGGCGTGGCCGACCGCTTCGGCTCCACGACGCGCATCACGACCGTCGAGAGCGACGAGCGCGCCACCGAGTACGCGGGGGAGAACCTGTCCGAGTGGGTCGGCGCGCAGGCGGTCACCGCCAAGGTCGACGCCTTCCTGCGGTCGGAGATCGCCTCGGGCAGCCGCATCGAGCGTTCCCGCTACGCCACCGCGACGGTCGTCCTGGACCCGCCGCGGTCGGGCGCCGGCGCGGAGATCGTCGCGATGCTCGGCGAACTGCGCCCCGCGTCGATCGTCTACGTCGCCTGCGACCCCATCGCGCTCTCCCGCGACGTGGCCC
- a CDS encoding nucleoside triphosphate pyrophosphatase yields MRLTLASTSPARLALLRSSGIEPVVVPSSVDEDQAVADATHAAGAPLTPEAVVALLARAKAEASLRVVVDRGDEVGLLLGGDSVFVLDGVVHGKPHTAERARERWRAQRGRTGTLYSGHWLIDGTRPSPVGVGAVASAEVSFADDLDDAEIDAYIASGEPLEVAGAFTIDSLGAAFITRIDGDPSTVVGLSLPTLRRLVRTLGHDWHALRNRAGAL; encoded by the coding sequence GTGCGTCTCACGCTCGCCTCAACGTCCCCGGCCCGGCTCGCGCTGCTGCGGTCGAGCGGCATCGAACCGGTCGTCGTCCCGTCGTCGGTCGACGAGGACCAGGCGGTCGCGGACGCCACGCACGCCGCCGGAGCGCCGCTGACCCCGGAGGCGGTCGTGGCACTCCTCGCCCGGGCGAAAGCCGAGGCCTCACTGCGGGTGGTCGTCGATCGCGGCGACGAGGTCGGCCTCCTCCTCGGGGGCGATTCGGTCTTCGTCCTCGACGGCGTCGTCCACGGGAAGCCGCACACGGCCGAGCGGGCACGCGAGCGGTGGCGGGCACAGCGCGGGCGGACCGGGACGCTGTACTCCGGCCACTGGCTCATCGACGGCACGCGCCCCTCGCCGGTCGGGGTCGGTGCCGTCGCCTCGGCCGAGGTGTCCTTCGCCGACGACCTCGACGATGCCGAGATCGACGCGTACATCGCCTCCGGTGAGCCGCTCGAGGTCGCCGGAGCGTTCACCATCGACAGCCTCGGTGCAGCCTTCATCACCCGGATCGACGGCGATCCGTCCACCGTCGTCGGCCTGTCCCTGCCGACGCTCCGGCGTCTCGTCCGCACCCTCGGGCACGACTGGCATGCGCTCCGCAACCGCGCCGGAGCCCTCTGA